In one Hyphomicrobium sp. 99 genomic region, the following are encoded:
- a CDS encoding glycosyltransferase, whose amino-acid sequence MPKIERTLSYPGLTGQSADAYAFGAKILGPAIADYCSRLSSHLLSFERDQGAKVLFVTRAGVRIRRAMETFSTAAGLDLPFHADYLLASRLMIAKGIWLRNRTGAIQLLESVFSYASIRDFIAAMYRYDGVPASIDLNQPHLGQRAANLEAFFAQRTSESKALEDYFAAQSSLFDIYLSDLLKDRDLAVLVDSGWQGTSQTLLQDAYPEITWWGAYFGRFGTDNPDRRFWPRMVGLVTEKESFDPAIPESCVVLHRHLIEDLFQPTGPSVERLVETSKGRISSPESAIVQDDIEASPLFSGVLEYLSVLPDGRGPAALRVAAQAAWREIARVVTMPAADDARLFMNVKRPADFGRSLEVNLLLEPKPRFLGDTAERRVTDALWPSGQCALEYTSDVALSMQRKLAGMGRSDVIGQPQVKVQYDNGKSRRAKVAVITRTLDRKLFLKRALESVAQQTFQDFVHVIVNDGGDDNVVRETIESSSADIAKVVLVDTCVNRGMEAASNIGIGQCDTEYIVIHDDDDSWDPKFLEKAVSFLDSSDGQQYGGVITLSNYVSESVGAEGIRVLNRRPYCDWIETVHVFEMAVGNFFPPISFVFRRDIYDAIGGFDERYPVLGDWDFNIRFLLDSNIAVIREYLANYHHRDNGDTGVFGNSVIAGKNLHVEFSAVVRNNLVRRLSSEGRTGEAALVGGALILGENRDLGRRSLQRLNEALSNSHLKSDGSDKLSSVRSSDANWIALQRLFLACFVGDTHVLTDVGLTAKPSAIRQQGSRMLAKLMRSRKRTLGRTPGLKNKPAITAEHIDRLLALRSGVYSAVPAPPDFDEARYLRDNPDVAAAIQNGILDSAFEHYFYHGREEGRVRPRR is encoded by the coding sequence ATGCCAAAAATTGAACGTACCTTGTCCTATCCGGGGCTAACCGGGCAGAGCGCCGATGCTTACGCGTTTGGGGCCAAAATTTTAGGACCCGCAATCGCGGATTATTGCTCTCGTCTTTCCTCTCACCTGTTGTCCTTCGAGCGTGACCAAGGCGCCAAGGTTCTTTTTGTCACTCGCGCTGGCGTCCGCATAAGGCGCGCGATGGAAACATTTTCTACTGCAGCCGGGTTGGATTTGCCCTTCCACGCCGATTATTTATTGGCTTCGCGATTGATGATCGCGAAAGGCATCTGGTTGCGCAATCGGACCGGCGCAATTCAACTACTAGAAAGCGTATTCTCTTATGCATCGATAAGAGACTTTATCGCGGCGATGTATCGTTATGACGGCGTGCCTGCATCCATTGACCTCAATCAACCGCATCTTGGACAGCGCGCAGCAAACTTGGAAGCTTTTTTCGCTCAACGCACAAGTGAGTCGAAAGCGCTTGAGGATTACTTTGCTGCCCAATCCTCACTTTTCGACATTTATCTAAGCGACCTTCTAAAAGACCGGGATTTGGCTGTCTTAGTCGATTCCGGTTGGCAGGGAACGAGCCAGACTTTGTTGCAAGACGCCTATCCTGAGATCACTTGGTGGGGGGCATATTTCGGAAGATTCGGCACCGATAATCCCGATCGGCGTTTCTGGCCTAGGATGGTCGGTCTCGTGACCGAAAAGGAGTCGTTTGATCCGGCAATTCCGGAAAGCTGTGTGGTGTTACATCGACACCTGATCGAGGACCTCTTTCAACCGACTGGCCCTAGCGTTGAGCGCCTCGTTGAGACGAGTAAAGGCAGAATAAGCTCGCCAGAATCCGCAATTGTGCAAGACGACATCGAAGCGTCGCCGCTGTTTTCGGGCGTTCTCGAATATCTGTCTGTACTGCCCGATGGACGTGGGCCCGCGGCGTTGCGCGTAGCTGCGCAAGCAGCTTGGCGCGAGATCGCTCGAGTGGTGACGATGCCTGCCGCAGACGACGCAAGATTGTTCATGAATGTTAAGCGTCCTGCTGACTTTGGACGGTCGCTCGAGGTGAATTTGCTTCTCGAGCCAAAGCCTAGATTCCTCGGAGATACCGCAGAACGCCGCGTGACTGACGCTTTGTGGCCATCTGGTCAATGTGCGTTAGAATATACCTCCGATGTTGCCCTCAGCATGCAACGCAAGCTGGCGGGTATGGGAAGGTCAGATGTAATAGGCCAACCGCAAGTCAAGGTTCAGTACGACAACGGTAAGAGCCGGCGCGCCAAAGTTGCGGTAATAACGAGGACGCTTGATCGAAAGCTCTTTCTCAAACGAGCTCTCGAGAGCGTCGCGCAACAAACCTTCCAAGATTTCGTTCATGTCATTGTCAATGACGGTGGCGACGACAATGTCGTGCGGGAAACAATTGAAAGCTCTAGTGCGGACATTGCGAAAGTTGTCCTCGTTGATACGTGCGTCAATCGCGGAATGGAAGCGGCGTCAAATATTGGAATTGGTCAATGTGATACCGAATATATCGTTATCCATGACGACGATGATTCTTGGGACCCCAAGTTTCTCGAGAAGGCGGTATCGTTTCTCGATAGCTCGGATGGCCAACAATATGGGGGCGTGATTACGCTCTCCAACTACGTTTCAGAATCGGTTGGCGCGGAAGGGATCCGCGTCCTCAATCGGCGCCCGTATTGCGATTGGATAGAAACAGTCCACGTATTTGAGATGGCGGTAGGCAATTTTTTCCCGCCCATATCATTTGTGTTTCGCAGAGACATTTACGATGCGATAGGCGGATTCGATGAAAGATATCCCGTTCTCGGCGATTGGGACTTTAACATAAGATTTCTTCTTGATAGCAATATCGCTGTTATACGCGAGTATCTCGCAAACTATCACCATCGTGATAACGGTGACACGGGGGTATTTGGCAACTCAGTCATTGCCGGAAAGAATCTTCACGTTGAATTCTCGGCAGTTGTCCGGAATAACTTGGTCAGACGCCTCAGTTCTGAAGGACGTACAGGAGAGGCGGCGCTGGTCGGAGGCGCGTTGATTTTAGGCGAGAATCGCGACCTCGGGAGACGAAGCCTTCAACGGCTGAATGAGGCCCTAAGCAATTCGCACCTGAAATCGGATGGAAGCGATAAGCTTTCGTCAGTCCGGTCATCGGATGCCAATTGGATTGCGCTGCAGCGATTGTTCCTGGCCTGCTTTGTTGGAGATACGCACGTTCTGACTGATGTCGGGCTAACGGCGAAGCCGAGCGCTATTCGACAGCAGGGATCCCGCATGCTTGCGAAACTAATGCGGTCGCGAAAGCGAACCTTAGGACGCACGCCCGGCCTCAAGAATAAGCCGGCGATTACAGCGGAACACATCGATAGGCTCTTGGCCTTGCGCAGCGGTGTCTACAGCGCTGTTCCCGCACCTCCCGATTTTGATGAGGCGCGCTACTTGCGGGACAATCCAGACGTAGCCGCCGCGATCCAGAACGGGATCCTGGATTCCGCCTTCGAGCATTACTTCTATCACGGGCGTGAGGAAGGTCGGGTTCGTCCACGGCGATAG
- a CDS encoding acyltransferase, giving the protein MERTIESGLSGRENNFDLIRLFAAWLVLFSHSFDLLNRAGEDPTGLIFGGQARGGGLGVAIFFVISGFLVTRSVVTRSISQYLCSRALRIVPALAVVSAISVFVIGPLYSSLPPQDYFARTETWSYLLNTIIWPIRYTLPGVFTELPSASINGSLWTLQIECLFYLLLPVLAAVGLIKKWPMLSMFILVLGGFLIAVNVFGLKWTNQGPWLFIGCSTYSTLGNGAFFLAGSVMWLYRDKLVLDFRLAALGLILLTLVTYDPLRIALFRLVLPYCVIVVALSKPVLQDEMRKIGDLSYGFYIFAWPVQKILIVQFAGWISPYTLIALATPLTLVCAWASWHLVEKPFLALRDKRPPKVSTTRVPQFPHHAPSASIT; this is encoded by the coding sequence TTGGAAAGAACCATTGAGTCCGGCCTATCGGGCCGGGAGAACAATTTTGACCTGATCCGTTTGTTCGCCGCTTGGCTCGTTCTGTTCAGCCACAGCTTTGACCTTCTCAATCGAGCCGGTGAAGACCCCACGGGGCTGATATTTGGGGGCCAAGCACGCGGCGGCGGGTTAGGTGTGGCCATCTTCTTTGTTATATCGGGCTTCCTGGTGACGCGGTCAGTCGTTACGCGATCAATTTCTCAGTATTTATGCTCGCGAGCACTTCGTATCGTTCCCGCGCTGGCAGTCGTAAGTGCGATATCCGTATTCGTCATTGGCCCATTGTACAGCAGTCTTCCGCCGCAGGACTATTTTGCTCGCACGGAAACATGGTCGTATCTCTTGAACACCATCATTTGGCCGATACGGTACACCCTTCCCGGAGTATTCACGGAACTTCCGAGTGCTTCCATCAACGGCTCATTGTGGACGCTACAAATCGAATGTCTATTCTACCTGCTGCTTCCGGTTCTTGCGGCGGTCGGACTCATCAAAAAATGGCCGATGCTCTCCATGTTCATTTTGGTGCTCGGCGGCTTTCTCATTGCCGTCAACGTTTTTGGATTGAAGTGGACCAACCAAGGTCCGTGGCTTTTCATAGGATGCAGCACGTATTCGACGTTAGGGAATGGCGCCTTCTTTCTCGCAGGAAGCGTCATGTGGCTCTACCGGGACAAGCTAGTCTTGGATTTCCGGCTTGCAGCTCTGGGTCTGATCCTGCTCACTTTGGTGACTTATGACCCACTACGTATAGCGCTATTCCGCCTAGTTCTCCCCTATTGCGTCATCGTCGTCGCCCTCTCCAAGCCCGTCCTCCAGGACGAGATGAGAAAAATTGGCGATCTATCTTACGGGTTCTATATTTTCGCATGGCCCGTACAGAAAATTTTGATTGTCCAATTTGCGGGATGGATATCCCCTTACACGCTCATTGCTCTCGCCACGCCTCTGACGCTCGTTTGCGCCTGGGCATCATGGCATCTGGTTGAAAAGCCATTTCTCGCTTTGCGCGACAAGCGCCCGCCAAAGGTCAGCACGACACGCGTGCCGCAATTCCCGCATCATGCCCCTTCGGCTTCAATCACATAG
- a CDS encoding B12-binding domain-containing radical SAM protein produces the protein MADIVIVNPRFNTSFWGMEKCMGLLGKRGNLPVACLPLLAALVPKHHDVTILDENVEDLDFARLGRADMVCVTGMSIQGTRMREILKEVRTRGVFTVAGGPMATVEPEELEDLADVIFVGEADATWPQFLKEWETGQHASRYEQHEKTDMTTLPQPRLDLLKSQHYMFGSMQISRGCPFTCEFCDIIVTFGRKPRLKSTQQVLAELDAYYREGIKIVFVVDDNLIGNKKAIKPTLREIAKWQEDHAYALTLFTEASLDLAEDDELMCLMGRAGFQSVFIGIESPDEASLRETKKLQNVRERAGTLIERVRRIQDSGLDVWCGMIVGFDNDKPAAFDVLPGFLAEARIANALIGLLHAIPTTPLFDRLKADGRLNDAAGSEAFGTNVIPLGMSPGMLREGLIRVTECSYSANAYFQRLDALFIDGGFKFAAHQLAYWRSHRLAWAKSCFENYVMFLVLASRLVHRVEDRGLARRYRAQLLRAFRARMFEPQLLFTYAVKTAMHYHYEAIAKSLSASAGGPVPESARSFSRARSRVTSDAGAIVADRTLH, from the coding sequence ATGGCCGATATTGTAATCGTCAATCCGCGCTTCAACACATCCTTCTGGGGCATGGAAAAATGTATGGGATTGCTCGGCAAGCGAGGCAATCTTCCGGTCGCCTGCCTTCCTTTGCTCGCGGCTCTCGTTCCAAAGCACCATGACGTGACGATTCTCGACGAGAACGTCGAGGACTTGGATTTCGCCCGCCTCGGCCGCGCGGACATGGTGTGTGTAACGGGCATGTCGATCCAGGGAACGCGGATGCGCGAAATTTTAAAGGAGGTCCGTACGCGTGGTGTCTTCACCGTTGCGGGCGGCCCAATGGCAACCGTTGAGCCGGAAGAGCTCGAGGATCTCGCCGATGTCATCTTTGTCGGCGAAGCTGACGCAACGTGGCCGCAGTTCCTCAAAGAGTGGGAAACAGGCCAGCACGCCTCCCGCTACGAGCAACACGAAAAGACTGACATGACGACCTTGCCGCAGCCGCGGCTCGATCTCCTCAAATCACAACATTACATGTTCGGCAGCATGCAGATCTCGCGCGGATGTCCGTTCACCTGCGAGTTTTGCGACATCATCGTCACTTTCGGGCGGAAACCGCGTCTGAAATCAACCCAGCAGGTTCTGGCCGAACTCGACGCCTATTATCGCGAAGGCATCAAGATCGTCTTCGTCGTGGACGACAATCTCATTGGCAACAAGAAAGCCATCAAGCCGACGTTACGCGAGATCGCAAAATGGCAGGAAGACCACGCCTATGCACTCACACTCTTCACCGAAGCATCGTTGGACCTCGCGGAGGATGACGAGCTGATGTGCCTTATGGGGCGAGCCGGCTTTCAAAGCGTGTTTATTGGCATTGAAAGCCCCGACGAGGCATCTCTCAGAGAAACAAAGAAACTTCAGAATGTGCGCGAGAGAGCCGGCACGCTCATTGAGCGCGTTAGACGCATTCAAGACAGCGGGCTTGACGTCTGGTGCGGGATGATCGTCGGATTCGATAACGACAAGCCGGCAGCCTTCGATGTTCTTCCGGGATTCCTAGCCGAAGCGAGGATCGCGAACGCTCTCATCGGTTTGCTCCACGCCATTCCGACCACGCCTCTCTTCGATCGCTTGAAAGCCGATGGCAGGTTGAATGACGCAGCCGGCAGTGAGGCTTTCGGCACTAATGTCATTCCGCTCGGCATGTCGCCAGGCATGTTACGCGAGGGTCTGATCAGGGTGACCGAATGCTCGTATTCGGCGAACGCCTATTTCCAGCGTCTCGATGCCCTGTTTATCGACGGGGGATTCAAGTTCGCGGCGCATCAGCTCGCTTACTGGCGGAGCCATCGGTTAGCCTGGGCAAAAAGCTGCTTTGAGAATTATGTCATGTTCCTTGTACTTGCCAGCCGTCTGGTTCATCGCGTCGAAGACAGAGGCTTGGCGCGCCGCTATCGCGCGCAGTTGCTCCGCGCCTTCCGCGCGCGCATGTTTGAGCCTCAGTTGCTCTTCACCTACGCTGTGAAAACGGCAATGCACTATCATTACGAGGCTATAGCGAAGAGCCTTTCGGCGTCGGCCGGTGGTCCGGTCCCGGAGTCAGCGCGCTCGTTTTCGCGCGCTCGATCTCGCGTCACGTCCGATGCGGGTGCGATAGTAGCGGATCGCACGCTGCATTAG
- a CDS encoding glycosyltransferase → MFKGYSDTLACIASVLSSVNQTAFELVVINDASPDERLTEALIRLETMGLLTLLQNDVNLGFVKTINRGMSRSSRDVIILNSDTLVFNNWIDRLRIHAIEPAVGTVTPFTNNGEICSYPIFCANNPAALEIEFAELDQLAALVNKGRSLEVPTGVGFCMYITRAALDSVGYFDFELFGLGYGEENDFCLRASELGFSNKHALDTFVFHSGAGSFGAKEKTLKRKALQTLTQKYPDYQNIVGRFIERDPARVYRAKLDVVRMLRQAPRAVTLVFTHSLGGGVEKFLSDRSARMPSGEAILAAYPDKAGEAILLRADRDGLNLPNVPSFDLHADEGLFAALLVELNVTRIEVHSTVGWSASLFEKLERLRDSTGISYDVHLHDYTAICPQVTLIDDSGVYCGETGVRACDRCLLVKPGRLREIHPDADNSGMADIRAWRETYHRFLLSARSVVAPSEDTRRRVRKYFPDIDIRVEPHPENHQTYSGVARTYTGGLVKVAVIGAIGPHKGSNILLECARDAIRRSLPLEFVVVGYTNLQSLPPNLKVTGRYEDHEVFSILDQQNAHVVLLPSVLPETYCYTLSIALSAGFPVYAFDFGAPAERLASDARHVLMPLALMTEPASINDLLLSKSLPSQLS, encoded by the coding sequence GTGTTCAAGGGCTATTCGGATACGTTGGCGTGCATCGCCTCAGTCCTCTCCAGCGTAAATCAAACGGCATTTGAGTTGGTGGTTATCAACGATGCGTCGCCGGATGAGAGGCTCACCGAAGCTCTCATTCGCCTGGAGACGATGGGCCTCCTCACGCTATTGCAGAACGATGTGAACTTGGGGTTCGTAAAGACGATCAATCGCGGGATGAGCCGATCCTCGCGGGACGTCATCATTCTCAACAGCGACACCCTGGTTTTCAATAACTGGATTGATCGGCTTCGCATTCACGCTATCGAACCCGCAGTGGGAACTGTTACGCCATTCACCAACAATGGCGAGATTTGCAGCTATCCCATCTTCTGCGCCAACAATCCTGCAGCTCTGGAAATCGAATTCGCGGAGTTGGACCAACTGGCCGCACTCGTGAACAAGGGCCGATCTCTTGAAGTGCCGACCGGCGTCGGCTTTTGCATGTATATCACCCGCGCCGCACTCGATAGTGTCGGCTACTTTGATTTCGAATTATTTGGCCTCGGTTATGGCGAGGAAAATGATTTCTGCCTGAGGGCCAGTGAATTAGGGTTTTCCAATAAGCACGCATTGGACACTTTTGTATTCCACTCGGGGGCTGGATCGTTCGGGGCAAAAGAAAAAACGCTCAAGCGAAAGGCGCTCCAAACCCTGACGCAGAAATACCCTGATTATCAAAATATCGTTGGCAGGTTTATCGAACGCGATCCGGCGCGCGTGTATCGGGCAAAGCTGGACGTGGTTCGCATGCTGCGTCAAGCTCCGCGCGCGGTGACGTTGGTCTTTACGCACTCTCTTGGTGGAGGTGTGGAGAAGTTCCTGAGTGACCGGTCCGCGCGCATGCCCTCGGGTGAGGCAATCTTGGCGGCGTACCCGGATAAAGCAGGCGAAGCTATTTTGCTCCGCGCGGACCGAGACGGTCTCAACCTACCTAACGTCCCGAGCTTCGACTTGCACGCGGATGAGGGGTTGTTCGCTGCTTTGCTTGTCGAGCTGAACGTAACCAGGATCGAGGTGCATAGTACGGTCGGATGGTCAGCCTCGCTTTTCGAAAAGCTTGAGCGGCTGAGAGATTCGACCGGCATTTCCTATGATGTTCATCTCCACGACTACACCGCGATCTGTCCGCAGGTTACGCTCATCGACGATAGCGGCGTATATTGCGGCGAGACCGGCGTCCGGGCGTGTGATCGTTGTCTCTTGGTAAAACCCGGCAGGCTGAGAGAGATCCATCCAGATGCCGACAATTCGGGCATGGCGGATATTCGCGCCTGGCGAGAGACCTATCACCGGTTCCTACTATCCGCACGAAGCGTCGTCGCGCCCTCGGAAGATACACGACGGCGGGTGCGGAAGTATTTTCCGGACATTGACATTCGGGTCGAGCCACATCCCGAAAACCATCAAACATATTCTGGTGTCGCGCGAACTTATACGGGTGGTCTCGTAAAGGTAGCCGTTATCGGCGCTATCGGTCCTCACAAGGGATCCAATATTTTGCTCGAATGTGCACGCGACGCAATACGCCGTTCTTTGCCGCTCGAATTCGTCGTGGTGGGCTACACAAATCTCCAGTCGCTGCCGCCAAATTTGAAAGTCACCGGGCGTTACGAAGACCATGAGGTGTTCTCGATACTCGATCAACAGAACGCACATGTCGTCCTTCTACCGTCAGTGTTGCCCGAAACGTATTGTTACACCTTGTCGATAGCGCTGTCGGCGGGGTTCCCAGTCTACGCGTTCGACTTTGGCGCTCCTGCCGAAAGGCTCGCCAGTGACGCCAGGCACGTTTTGATGCCGCTGGCTTTGATGACGGAGCCGGCATCCATAAACGATCTACTACTGTCGAAGAGTCTTCCTTCGCAGTTAAGCTAG
- a CDS encoding metallophosphoesterase, which yields MRPIVDPRRGDVEDDASSTKQRSLLSLAGSLLAEISLPKLLAAWAILIILPALLLGVAPLLGSIWMSTVSSKVAAIYTGFLAPVVLVILLVVGWFGGKPLWRLIETNFWSLNALAVQPAYALSRETLRQLVERFLPADADQHSRDLMRAISAGASGLIICGLSLWIVALAWPHTRWTGSLSDIASPSLIAHAALFNSITIVSAYLAVAGLSWGLADAFMTAPHDLPSYAQTSEGRKIWRVAHLSDIHVVGERFGFRIEGGRSGPSGNERLKQTLAALDAVHARNPLDVVLITGDMTDAGRSSEWAEFIDALAPFPSLAELMVILPGNHDLNVVDRANPARFDLPTSPKKRLRQIRALSTMAGLQGKRVHIIDDVTGKPRATLGEVLEPYTGRIADFADRGSARLTWELADLWPQAFPMVMQPKTEDGLGVILLDSNAQTHFSFTNALGLVTHDQTKAIEKISANFPKAKWIVALHHHVVEYPKAAKTLSVRIGTALVNGTWFVRRMQRLSDRLMIMHGHRHIDWIGICGGLIIVSAPSPVMDVTDEKATYFYIHNLGVGTDGRLALFEPERVALPGQPTS from the coding sequence ATGCGCCCGATCGTCGACCCGCGGCGCGGTGACGTCGAAGACGACGCATCAAGCACGAAACAGCGATCGCTTCTCTCGTTGGCCGGAAGCTTGTTGGCGGAGATCAGTCTTCCGAAGCTGCTCGCCGCTTGGGCCATCCTAATCATCTTGCCGGCACTGCTACTCGGCGTGGCACCTCTCCTGGGGTCGATTTGGATGAGCACCGTCTCATCGAAGGTTGCTGCGATTTACACGGGTTTCTTGGCTCCCGTCGTTTTGGTTATTCTTCTCGTCGTGGGTTGGTTCGGAGGTAAGCCGCTGTGGCGTCTTATCGAGACAAATTTCTGGTCTTTGAATGCGCTTGCCGTTCAGCCGGCTTACGCGCTGTCGCGCGAGACGCTGCGCCAGCTCGTCGAGCGATTTTTGCCAGCAGACGCAGATCAGCACTCGCGAGATTTGATGCGCGCCATCAGTGCCGGCGCGTCAGGCCTGATAATCTGCGGGCTTTCACTGTGGATTGTCGCGCTCGCCTGGCCTCACACGCGATGGACTGGCTCGCTCTCCGATATAGCCTCGCCTTCTCTAATTGCGCACGCGGCGCTCTTCAACAGCATCACGATCGTCTCCGCCTATCTCGCAGTGGCGGGACTTAGCTGGGGTCTGGCGGATGCGTTCATGACAGCGCCGCACGATCTTCCGAGCTACGCGCAGACGTCGGAAGGCAGGAAAATTTGGCGCGTCGCACACCTTTCCGACATTCACGTTGTCGGAGAGAGATTTGGTTTTCGGATCGAGGGAGGGCGGTCCGGCCCGAGTGGAAATGAGCGCCTCAAGCAAACGCTAGCGGCCCTCGACGCCGTTCATGCGCGCAACCCGCTCGACGTGGTTCTGATTACCGGCGACATGACTGATGCGGGTCGTTCATCGGAATGGGCGGAATTTATCGATGCGCTTGCGCCCTTTCCGAGCTTGGCGGAATTGATGGTGATCCTCCCTGGTAATCACGACCTCAACGTCGTGGATAGGGCCAATCCCGCCCGCTTCGATCTGCCGACGAGCCCAAAGAAGCGACTGCGCCAGATCCGGGCGCTTTCGACGATGGCGGGCTTGCAAGGCAAGCGTGTGCATATCATTGACGATGTGACGGGCAAGCCTCGGGCGACGTTAGGGGAAGTTCTCGAACCTTATACCGGGCGCATCGCAGACTTCGCTGATCGCGGATCGGCGCGCTTGACATGGGAGTTGGCCGACCTGTGGCCGCAAGCCTTTCCGATGGTGATGCAGCCGAAAACCGAGGATGGCCTGGGCGTCATTCTCCTTGATTCAAACGCGCAAACGCATTTCTCGTTCACCAACGCCCTTGGGCTCGTGACGCATGACCAGACGAAAGCCATCGAAAAAATTTCCGCGAACTTTCCAAAAGCGAAGTGGATCGTTGCGCTCCATCACCACGTTGTTGAGTATCCCAAAGCCGCAAAGACATTGTCCGTGCGTATCGGGACAGCACTTGTCAACGGAACGTGGTTCGTCCGCCGGATGCAGCGTCTATCGGACCGGCTGATGATCATGCACGGCCATCGCCACATTGATTGGATCGGAATTTGTGGCGGCCTCATCATCGTGTCGGCGCCATCTCCGGTGATGGACGTAACCGACGAAAAGGCCACTTATTTCTACATCCACAATCTCGGCGTTGGCACGGACGGCCGCCTCGCGTTGTTTGAACCGGAGCGCGTCGCCCTGCCTGGCCAGCCGACGAGCTGA
- a CDS encoding AI-2E family transporter, producing the protein MAPVGVCAAVLTFWALSVAQSVFAPLAVALFIVAIAWPLQRQLQLRLPRLLALALTMAATILVIVAFGWLIAWAGSRVGRFIASDMPRLQALYASFALWLEGHGIALAGLWSNYFSVDQLVRLAQQATSRLNTGVTFLIVVFIYVLLGLLEVDDAYLKIHNWRHGKLGDVLLVGGARTAIKLRRYMLVRTLMSAVTGLLVWAFALLAGLPLAVEWGVIAFALNFIPFIGPFIATVFPTLFAVAQFESWQMAVVVFACLNVIQFVVGSYLEPRFVGNALSISPFVVLFAVFFWTFLWGLTGAFIGVPIVISILTLCEQHPSTHWVVDLFGQPRDAS; encoded by the coding sequence ATCGCGCCGGTCGGCGTGTGCGCGGCCGTATTGACGTTCTGGGCACTTTCCGTGGCGCAGTCGGTGTTTGCGCCACTCGCTGTTGCCCTCTTTATTGTTGCGATCGCATGGCCGCTGCAGCGACAGTTGCAACTGAGACTCCCGCGTCTCCTGGCTCTTGCATTGACGATGGCGGCTACGATCCTCGTCATTGTTGCCTTCGGATGGTTGATCGCCTGGGCCGGAAGCCGCGTCGGCCGATTCATTGCGAGCGATATGCCACGGCTTCAGGCGCTCTACGCTTCGTTTGCCCTATGGCTCGAAGGTCACGGCATCGCGCTCGCCGGTCTTTGGTCGAATTATTTCAGCGTCGATCAGTTGGTCCGTCTGGCCCAGCAAGCCACTTCGCGGCTCAATACGGGAGTGACCTTTCTGATCGTCGTCTTCATCTACGTACTGCTCGGCCTGCTGGAGGTGGATGACGCCTACCTCAAGATCCACAATTGGCGGCACGGAAAACTGGGCGATGTCCTCCTCGTCGGCGGCGCAAGAACAGCGATCAAGCTCCGGCGATATATGCTTGTCCGAACCCTGATGAGCGCCGTAACGGGCCTGCTGGTATGGGCGTTCGCCTTGCTCGCCGGGCTTCCGCTTGCCGTTGAGTGGGGTGTTATCGCGTTCGCGTTGAACTTCATCCCGTTCATCGGTCCCTTCATTGCGACCGTCTTCCCGACCCTGTTCGCCGTGGCTCAGTTTGAATCCTGGCAGATGGCAGTGGTCGTATTCGCGTGCCTCAACGTCATCCAATTCGTAGTGGGAAGTTATTTAGAGCCACGGTTCGTCGGGAACGCGTTGTCGATTTCGCCCTTCGTCGTTTTGTTCGCGGTCTTTTTTTGGACGTTCCTCTGGGGGCTCACAGGCGCCTTTATCGGCGTCCCGATCGTCATTTCGATTCTTACACTTTGTGAGCAGCACCCATCGACCCATTGGGTCGTCGATCTGTTTGGCCAACCACGCGATGCTAGTTGA